A stretch of DNA from Ranitomeya variabilis isolate aRanVar5 chromosome 1, aRanVar5.hap1, whole genome shotgun sequence:
taaacgcatgcgtttcaatagaaaaaaacaagaatacacactgataagccaccccccaccaccaaggtgataaagggatccaaaccctaaccctacccataaccctagggatcctaaccctaaccctagggatcctaaccataaccctaaccctacccctagggatcctaaccataaccctacccctacccctagggatcctaaccctaaccctacccctagggatcttaaccataaccctaaccctacccctaaccctagggatcctaaccataaccctacccctaaccccaaccctagctatttctatttatagtgggttttctagatgattttgatgattggcagctgtcacacacttctcagcatgcgtttcaaaaacgcaaacgcatgaaaaaaacgcatgtaaacgcgtcaaaacgccgtggtttttttaccgcatgagaaaacgcatgcgtgtaaaaaacgcagcgtttgcacgcgtttacatgcgtttttttcaccacctgcgtttgcgttttaaaagctgcgtttttaaacgcaaatgtgaaaccagccttaatatgagtggttgtaaccatggatacccaagctacAGCAATGCCCTGGACATGGGGTAAGAgacaattggaggtatttgctaatattattgttacacctgctacatattggaataggatcttggagatgggaatacccttctaACATCTAAATTTGTACTCCTGATCCTCCTGAAGTTTCTTTGCCCCTTTTTCTATGCCAGTCCAATAATTTAGAATACTAGATAATCCTATTTGGTCTCACGCTGGATTAAAGGAATTTTACGGTATCATGGCTTGTTCATACATTGCATTTTGCCATGGAAAATGGATTTTGAGCCATTaaagcgttttgtttttttttcaagtcGGCAGCAGGTCAatgctttcagcgtttttcacacaTATGAATGGGAGAAAGAGTAAAACCAAAGCCAACAATGAATTTTTGGAGCAGAAAAATCAGCTGCAGATACTAAAgtggtgcacatacccttaggcacaCTCATGTTCCCCTCTAGCATCACTGTTCGGATCATTTTATTTTGTGTCTTCTGCTTTGAGTCGTATTCTATAAAAGTGGAGAAATCTGAAAACTTTCCAATTCATTAACGGAACAATCAGAATATGGTGAAGGAATTCTACCATCTCTTGtgcataataaaaattaaaaaaaaaatcatcttctcTTTAGTTCCCCATGAAATCTTTCCTATTTTCATTGCCCCCTTTTTTCCTCCAGTCCATGAAAATTGTGGATGATAAAAGTGTCACTTTATTTTGGGATTAATAAACTCGCCCCCAGATTTTGGGCTGTTCACTGGTATCTTTGGCTTGTGACCTCTCATCTGATGGGTTCTCACTTGGTGACGGGTTAAGTGCAGCAGAGACAATCGTCCAACTTTTGCACGTTCTTTTCGTGGACTGAGGGCGGCAGAGTCGACGTCTCTGCAGGTTGGTTTTCCAGGAACCTCTGCAGCTGACCTCTCAGGGTCTCTATGTGTTTGCACTTGAGGGCCAGGATCTCATCCAGCTTCTTCACATATTCTTGAAAATCCTACAGACAAAATGAAGCCATTGTTTTAGAAGATATTCCTTAGAGCCTCGGCCAATAGTAACGCTCATACATTGTGACTGGTACTCAAAATGAAAGGGGATTCGCTGCAATATTACACACAACCCATTAACAAGAGTGGCACCGCGTCTGGAAAAAAAATCCGAAATGGCCCCCCTTTATGCTCATAAACGTTACCTGGAACCGCGAACAGACACACATGGAAATCTATAACAGCAAAAattagtttgattttttttttttacctctttaggaccttcaaatttttgttttttttgcacagaTTATGAAGATCATAATTTTTACTACCACACAGCAGTAAGAACACTTTATTACCAggtgcatattaacccctttccgacgtcagGTATAATAGCACGCccacgtcggaatccctccctttgatgtgggttctggCGGCGAGCCCACatattttctggcacatgtcagctgttttgaacagctgacatgtgcctctaacagccgcaggtggaattgcgatccaactgcggctgttaatctgttaaatgccactgtcaatctctgacagtggcatttaactcgcgcttactgtaagcgcgctggaaatcccacccatcggtgaccccgtttggatttttatttcaccacttaaataaataaagaacctagacatgttcgatgtttatgaacttgtaattacctggagaatcataatggcaggtcatttttagcattgagtgaacatggtaaaaaaaaaaaaaaaaacgttggaattgcactttttttgcaatttcattgcacttggattttttttcccgttgtcCAGTACACGATGTtagaaccaatggtgtcgttcaaaagtacaactcgttccgcaaaaaataagccctcacatggccattttgacagataaagaaaaaaaagttatggctctgggaagaaggggagcaaaaaatgaaaacgcaaaaatgaaaatacctccagtcatgaaggggttatagggaatctgtcagtaggtttttgctatgtaatctgagagcaccaggaTGTAGAGGCCAAGACTCAGATTCCAAAATGTGTAACATACTGTGTTGTGTGTTAttgtttcaatataatcagtgttttattagcaggagattatcatttcaGGACCTGGTATCACGTGCCTCCTAGTCCTGCTGCTCAATGTAACCCCTGCCCCCACTACAGATTGACTGGTTTCTGTCAAagatatttatttttatagcgccaacatattgtgAGGCACTATTCAATTTTAGCAAGGACTTGTAGAGACAGTCACTACAGAATAAACATAACTCAGATAcaaaaaggagtgagggccctgctcgcaggaaataggggagacacgaaaggttgaTGGTAAAAAATACTAGTTATGTAtgttccagccatcaatataattaaTAgggtaattactgtatatactcgagtataaggcgaGGCACCTAATTTTTGCCTCGGAAAACTggctaagcttattgactcgagtataagccgggtatgtattgtcccctcattcctatcctggtatgtgtggttCCTCCCAtcatgtcctgctctgtgtggctccccctgttgtatgcatggctcccccggtcccatcctcgcatgcatggctcagctcccccggtcccttccttgtatgctcggctcacccagtcccatccttgtatgcatggctcggctcccttggtcccatccttgtatgctcagcTCCCccaatcccatccttgtatgctcggctcccctggtcccatccttgtatgcatggctcccccggtcccatccttgtatgcatggctcccccggtcccatccttgtatgctcggctcccccggtcccatccttgtatgctcggctcccccagtcccataCTCGTAAGGtcggctcccctggtcccatccttgtatgcatggctcccctggtcccatccttgtatgcatggctcccctggtcccatccttgtatgcatggctcccccggtcccatccttgtatgcatggctcccctggtcccatccttgtatgcatggctcccccggtcccatccttgtatgcatggctcccccggtcccatccttgcatgctcggctcccccggtcccatccttgtatgctcggctcccccagtcccatccatgtatgctcggctcccctggtcccatccttgtatgctcggctcccccagtcccatccatGTATGCTCGGGTcccctggtcccatccttgtatgctcggctcccccagtcccatccatgtatgctcggctcccctggtcccatccttgtatgctcggctcacCGAGTcccatccttctatgcatggctcggctcccttggtcccatccttgtatgctcagcTCCCCCgatctcatccttgtatgcatggcacggCTCCcttggtcccatccttgtatgcatggcacggCTCCcttggtcccatccttgtatgcatggcttggctaccccgatcccatccttgtatgcatggctcggctaccccgatcccatccttgtatgcatggcacagCTTCcttggtcccatccttgtatgctcggctcacccagtcccatccttgtatgctcggctcccccgatcccatccttgtatgctcggctcccccgatccatccttgtatgctcggcttcCCCGTCATACTCCCCACTCCTCGCTCCGTTGCTGAATgttcctgcatctccattgtcctggCGCGGccgttcttcctgtgctgagcggtcacgtggtaccgctcattaaggtcatgaatacgcgccccacgcctatgggagtggaaacgcgtatgcagcgccccagagtcctggtcgttgcagtactgtggctccgccactatggggagccatggtgcgtccgatggcactgaaggagttcatctgatcaggtatcacagacaccaatacatttcacagctgggcctccgggggggagctaagggtgctattcattaggccactcccccaccatagtgggtaaactgggggtcaggcaggaagtgagaagagaaagctgactggattgaacgaagcaacaccttgtggcagagggtgttgtggaggaagagacagtagggtctctgccaggggtgggatcctggcagaggcttggcattggaaagaacgtaacgggtccgcgccagctccgggaagcggcgggacccaagaaaggactagaagcgagatagattgtgctgagtgagaaacgagatcaagcaataggagaattccagtaggggtcatgctgtaagaccggagcaacaccctgctgaggcgcactaccggtggccggaacgccgagggagtattataacattcagcttcaagcaatactctaaacagcggcaggacagtcagtttaaggcgggctgtctaacacatatcacctatgaagtcttgggaggcaattgcgggagaggggcgtctctagggtcccggaagaactccaggcctacccgacaaacgggtgccgttctaactgtaacatcaggaagggacggacgattagaagaacatcatttaatcgagttgtgagggaacttaagaaacagacacaacagttgtggggtactttccgtaagcacagcagggaaggactacaacacatagcgctaagaaggaaggcaccgatttccacctgtgaagtgaactctggaggtgccattggaccggccggacttgcgcagcttggtgaaccgtattctggactgaggactcagagatctccagtaaagaggtaaagagactgcaacctggtgtcctcgttatttaccgcgacctgcaccccacaactgcaccgttacaacacgacttattgcaccggacgtcccccactgacagacagggccacggaccgggtctagccaccgtgacaaccccaggactgagactcagaggcccggctccgggtgcccctaggccctgcggcggtgtgggggcgctccgcacgtacatattcattaccttaatgagcggtaccacgtgaccgctgagcacagaagCAGGAAAGAGCTGCCGGTGCTGGgttggagatgcagggacggagatgcagtgaCGGAGGGcgagtattgatgtcttctggaagccagtggctgcagctgtcactgtgctacagctgCCGGTTCCCCGCtcccctcccccgccggctttctggaccatgactcgtgtataagccgaggagggcgtcttcagcacaaaaaaaaatctgctgaaaatctcggcttatacacgagtatatacggtacatagtgctgcatgaaccagtcaccagtcagtatgtgtacagtacagacacagagggctattaggtgcatggagggtgtgtgGACGGATGCTACCAGGGTGCCGATTTTGAAGAAAGTTCTGTATGAGCTAAActgggatagttagataagtgaggtgataggccagtctaaagaactgTGTTTTTAGGCTACGAGTAAAACTGTGGATGTTGGGAAAtaatcgaattgtcctgggtagtatGTTCCAAAGAAACGGAGcagcacatgagaagtcttggagatgggagtaggAGGTTCGCATTATTATTTTGGATTTTTGTTttaagtcattagcagaatggagggaacgggtagggtggtgctgaaccgtagagagctttatttttgatattctatctctcaatgttaaaattaacctaccattaaaattatagagtgttcatgtctttgtcagtgggcaaacttacaaaatcagaaagggatcaaatacttatttaccccactgtataGCAATCAGCTGGCTTAAGACAGCAGTAGACAAAGTATACAGAGTCAGTAATTAAACACAGCAGCTAAATTAAGTATATACCCGTAATAGATGCTGCACAGATTGAAATGAAAATCAAGCTTTAAAAGTGatatatacacagaaagctgccaatcagcgatgTAGGCAGAGTTATACAggactcagcattcagagcactgctagatctgcagcagagaaaacagggattttataagaactgctgcactcagtaaactaagtgctACATCCCTGGAACCAGCCTCTCTGCCTCTAcgccatactgctctcagattacatcacaaaacctgctgacagattccctttaaatatacacTATGCAGTTTCGAGACTTTGGCTACTCTACAAGGCAAGTCCTTCAATACGACTTTCAAGCTTTCTGCACCTGCACGATAAGGGAAAAAAAGTGTTATGTGCTTGTTTAACCTCCTCTTACTGCATCATAGAAGGATTTAATCCGATCCAATAAAGCAAAAGTACAGATGTGATTGGCATCTGCACAGGTAGGCACAGCATTTAGACCCATGCAATGACATCGCCGACTGTATAATGCCGCCAAGTGACCAAGGTATTAAAAAGCTACGCATCAGATACGGAAAATGTGTAAAATTCACCAAACGGAGCATTGTCTTATGAACTCCTATTTCACCATAAAAGACAATATATCTGTATTTTACCCTCCATATCTGAAAGTTGTCTGAACCCACCCACCGTATGTGATGTGTATGATGGACAAATGAAATTCTCTCTGCCTTGACTTAAATGCCCGAGCCTGTCGTTTTCAGGGATATAAGCAGCTGACAGCCATGTATGGCAGCATctttctcctctctccccattgaaaacacacACACTCAACAAAGCAGAGTGCTCCTGTATCTAGATGAGAGGTATAGGTGTATGGTCAGCATGAGATGGTTTATGTACAGCTGACGCAAATCCTCACATTTTCTCTTCTGAAACCTTAAAAATCTTAAATACAAGGTAGCAAGAATCCACTCACTGCATGGGACGTGTGATTCAGCAGCATTTCCTCCTGGGAGCTCAAAACCGACATCTCGCTTAGTTGTTTGCAATGAGCTTGAAGGACAACCTGCCTGAAAAATAAACAAAATCTGTGACGGTTAATACAAAAGTCTGGAAATTACCCAAAGAGATCTTCATTATTAAACAGCTCACTAATGGTCCAGAACCATTTACTTACTGAGCCTTTTCATTATTCTTCACCTGTTGCCTTGTTACATGGGGCGAATGTAACGGGCTACTCGAGGTTGGCGTTCTTGGACATTGTTCATCTCTGGTGAGGGCACATTTTGGTATCTCCTTGGCACCACAGTGGGCAAATATACAGTTCATCAGTTCGTTTTTAAAACGTTCCAGTTCGCTATCCCTTAATGGCAGCTTGAAGGAGTCTTCAGAGTCCACCAGACTGGCCTGAAGAGGTACAGGGCTGATACTGGTGGGAGAGACCTCACAGTCTATGGCAGCTCCAGCAGCATCTTCTGATTTTTTCCTTCCAAATACCAGTGATGGACTTAGTATTCCGCGAACTTTGACTTTTGCACCACTGTCCTCAGTATCTGCGTCATAATGGTTAACCTGATCCCTACATCCAGACTGAGAAAAATCTAAAAAAGAATCGCTATTGCTGAAGGATTCATTTTTCGCATAGGCTAGTGACTGTTCAATACGGCCGGGTCTGGAAGACCTCTTTTCAGCCAAACCGGATTGTATCAGGGACTGCggagaaccagaagaattagacttGGATTCATAGCTGCTGTCTGGAAACCAGTCCTTGAACTGGTTTTGGGGGCTCTCTATACGTAAACTTTCATTATACTGAAGCATTTTCTTAACCAAATCCGAGAGGTTCTTCTCAACAGATTGGTCCTTGGAGTGAAATTCAACACTCAAGACTTTATCTGAATTTTCACAATTTGATCCATTATTAGATGCAGAGAGATCGGGAGTCGCGAGGTTGTGTGTAGACTCCAGTGACCAGTTATCTTTCAACAGAGACACAGTGAGAGGCGCCATGACTGACGACTCGCACGAGGTATTAATGGCTGGACTTCTTTCTACAATCAATGCGGTTCCCGTTGTCGGAGAGTCATCCAAAGCCAGAGTTCGACTACACTTCTCTTGTAATGGATTAAAGTCACTGATTAAATTGCGAGACAAAGCCGATTCCTGATTTTCTAGGTCTTCCTGAGAAGAATATGGTTTTTCTGGAGTATTGCTGTTATTGGATGAATCTCGAGGATTGGTGGATTCTTCTCCAGAACTCCATATAGAGTAATCACCAGTTTCCACACTCTTCCTGTCTGACAGCCCACAACTGCATTTGCTGTTTAGTGCACTTCTGTTCTCCTTCGATTGCCCCAACCCCGACAGCTTCCTGGAGTCTAAGCTTGCTGAACCCTGGTGAAGAAAAAAAGAAAGCCTTTCTCGAACCATCTCTTCTTTTCTTCCTTTCTTTTGGCTGGAGGTGAATGAAAAGGAGTCTTCGCTAAAGTCACTGTCATCAGGATCATCCACTGGAGTTCCTTCACGTTGCGATGCAGAGCTTCTGAGATGACCCACTGTGACCTCTTGGGGTTTATATTTGTCTAAAAGTTTTTCAAGTGGTTGATATTGAAGCTTCTGAAGAAGGATGGGAGGGTGCTGAATCTTCTGGTGATAGTATCTCAAGTGTTCCTCTCTTTCCTTTTGCTCTGGGTGACCCCTATAGTCATCAACCGTCTTTTTACAAGTGGAGTCGTCATTAGAATCCCACAATCTTGCCGTCATATCTGTAAACATCTCACTTCGGGAGATAATTTGCTTTTGAACTGGCTGCACGGCTTGTACTTTCTGTAAAGGCTGCCGACTGCGATCTTCTTTAGGTTCATAGCCCATGTCTGCTTTGATACTTTGAGGATTCCTGGGGATAGGGATCTTATCCTGGTTTTCATTCTTTTTCCTGCCAGTCTTTATTGAACCTTTGACTGGCGTAGTATGGCTTAGCCAAGCTTGGGTTGAACCGCATCTTCCCCCTGTATTTTGTTTTGTGCTGATTTTTGGAGTGGATGACAAGGGGACATTGGATGGATGGAAAACCGATGGACAAGACTTGTGCTTAACAATTGTAGGAGAGGAGTTTGGCAGCCCAAGTTTAACTTTTTTTGGAGATATTTTTTCGCCCAAGACAGATGGAGAACTTTGACCTCGTTTAGGAGACAGACATGGAGCAGATCTGCCCCGACTGCTGCAGGATGCGGTGCACTTCATTCCTTTTTTCAGCTCCTTTACTCTAGAAAACAATATTACACATTTTTAGGCAATAGTAGCTATACTAAAAACCTGTGTATAAATCAACAGTACACATAGTTTCGGAGAGAGACATCTTCCACGCTTTCCATGTGTTAGTAAGCCTATGGTTACAAACTTAAATATTTTGCCTCACATAAGCCTTCGGTCAAGATATTTTCTCATTCATCTGCTCGTCTAATGCTATGTAAATTGGTATGCAGAACAGGAAGGGGCGCGCAAGTTGGTATGTTGCACAGGAAGGGGGCGCGCAAGTTGGTCTGTTGCACAGGAAGGGGACACGCAAGTTGGTATGTTGCACAGGAAGAGGACGCGCAAGTTGATATGTTGCACAGGAAGAGGACGCGCAAGTTGGTATGTTGCACAGGAAGGGGGCGCGCAATTTGGAATGTTGCACAGGAAGCGGACGCGCAAGTTGGTCTGTTGCACAGGAAGGAGATGCGCAAGTTGATCTGTTGCACAAGAAGGGGACACACAAGTTGGTCTGTTGCACAGGAAGGAGATGCGCAAGTTGGTCTGTTGCACAGGAAGGAGACGCGCAAGTTGGTATGTTGCACAGGAAGGGGACGCGCAAGTTGGTATGTTGCACAGGAAGGGGACGCGCAAGTTGGTATGTTGCACAGGAAGGAGACGCGCAAGTTGGTATGTTGCACAGGAAGGAGACGCGCAAGTTGGTATGTTGCACAGGAAGGAGACGCGCAAGTTGGTATGTTGCACAGGAAGGGGACGCGCAAGTTGGTATGTTGCACAGGAAGGGGACGCGCAAGTTGGTCTGTTGCACAGGAAGGAGACGCGCAAGTTGGTCTGTTGCACAGGAAGGAGACGCGCATGTTGGTATGTTGCACAGGAAGGAGACGCGCAAGTTGGTATGTTGCACAGGAAGGAGACGCGCAAGTTGGTATGTTGCACAGGAAGGGGAC
This window harbors:
- the KIF24 gene encoding kinesin-like protein KIF24, translated to MASCLLECLCEAELEQYYPKFVSIGLQKIEELAQVTMRDYSKLGVHRMEDRKRLFQLIKIIQSVAAEDGNDSRTPPLQPGCVYLQPPNNRSATRRQLQFDISFDTDRSALPSHPMKHVTEVCETAPPADQKMSTPKGEESPSSSAQETCLNALGGAAAGSRDHEGPIVHRVVHVSGYNYGVPQTCVRPSKEGSWADSDKIRVCVRKRPLGSREERRGEVSVVTAEDKESIAIYERKEAVNLKEYILQHVFYFDEVFSETFSNQDVYMKTAYPLIQHVFNGGNATCFAYGQTGAGKTYTMIGTPKNPGLYALAAKDIFQELETNHQRKDHSVWISFYEIYCGQLYDLLNGRKRLYAREDGKHIVQVVGLRDTQVISVDFLLEVILKGSRERSTGATGVNSDSSRSHAVIQIQLKDARNRRLGRMSFIDLAGSERASDARESDKQTKMEGAEINQSLLALKECIRALDQEQAHTPFRQSKLTQVLKDSFIGNSKTCMIANISPSHIATEHTLNTLRYADRVKELKKGMKCTASCSSRGRSAPCLSPKRGQSSPSVLGEKISPKKVKLGLPNSSPTIVKHKSCPSVFHPSNVPLSSTPKISTKQNTGGRCGSTQAWLSHTTPVKGSIKTGRKKNENQDKIPIPRNPQSIKADMGYEPKEDRSRQPLQKVQAVQPVQKQIISRSEMFTDMTARLWDSNDDSTCKKTVDDYRGHPEQKEREEHLRYYHQKIQHPPILLQKLQYQPLEKLLDKYKPQEVTVGHLRSSASQREGTPVDDPDDSDFSEDSFSFTSSQKKGRKEEMVRERLSFFLHQGSASLDSRKLSGLGQSKENRSALNSKCSCGLSDRKSVETGDYSIWSSGEESTNPRDSSNNSNTPEKPYSSQEDLENQESALSRNLISDFNPLQEKCSRTLALDDSPTTGTALIVERSPAINTSCESSVMAPLTVSLLKDNWSLESTHNLATPDLSASNNGSNCENSDKVLSVEFHSKDQSVEKNLSDLVKKMLQYNESLRIESPQNQFKDWFPDSSYESKSNSSGSPQSLIQSGLAEKRSSRPGRIEQSLAYAKNESFSNSDSFLDFSQSGCRDQVNHYDADTEDSGAKVKVRGILSPSLVFGRKKSEDAAGAAIDCEVSPTSISPVPLQASLVDSEDSFKLPLRDSELERFKNELMNCIFAHCGAKEIPKCALTRDEQCPRTPTSSSPLHSPHVTRQQVKNNEKAQQVVLQAHCKQLSEMSVLSSQEEMLLNHTSHADFQEYVKKLDEILALKCKHIETLRGQLQRFLENQPAETSTLPPSVHEKNVQKLDDCLCCT